GCCCCGGATGAATTGGACCTGCGCCTGCGGGATCTGCGCCTGAGCGCTCCTGGTCAGCTGGCTCGACTCCGGTCCTCGGTCGAGCGCGACGGGATCCGCACGCCGCTGGTTGTCTCCACCGGGGTGGAAAGCGGCAAGACCGTGCTGGTCGATGGCTTCAAGCGCGTGCGGGTCGCCCGCGAGCTGGCCATCGAGGCCGTCCCGATCACGGTTCTGGACCTCGACCTCGCGGCGGCCCAAGTCGCCATCGTGCGCTGCAACATGCCCCACCGCGGCCTGAGCGACCTCGAGGAGGCCTGGATCGTCCGGTCCCTGTGCCGCCAACACAACCTGACCCAGGTGGCCGTCGGCAAACTGCTGGGCCGAGACAAGTCGTGGGTCTGCCGGCGCCTCAAGCTGGCCGAGCATCTCGATCCCGAGGTGCAAGACGAGATCCGCCTCGGGCTGCTCTCGGTGAGCGCCGCACGCGAGCTGGCGCGGTTGCCGCGTGGCAACCAGATCCCGGTGATGCAGGCCTTGCGCTCTCACGGCCTGAGCGCCCGACAGGCTGCAGATCTGATCCACGCCTTGCTCGACACGTCGGACCCGCAGGTTCGGTGTGACCTCTTGGCCGATCCCCTGCGCTACCTGCCGGCGGCCGAGACGCCACCGAGCGAGAATCTCGATCCGCGCATCGGCCGCGGCGCAAATGCCGTCCGCAAGAGTCTCCTGCACCTGCACACCGCCTCCATGCGCCTGTGCGAGAGCCGCGAGCGCCATGCCCCGGCCGGCCTCGATCGCGACAGCACCCACGCCCTCGCCGTGCTCATCGTCGACACCCTCGGTGCCAGCAAGAAGGCTGCCGGAGCGGTACGCCAGCTGGCCGCCGACAGCGGCCTGCTGGCGAGCGACGAGGAAAGCGCCCATGCATGAGGAGCGGCAGCATCTCCTCTACGAGGTCCAGCGGCGCCTTCGGAGGGGCGAGTCCAAGCGCGGCATCGCACGGGCCCTGGGAATCGCCCCCAAGACGGTGCGCCGCCTCCTCAAGGACAACGCCAGACGCCGGGATGACGGCGAGTCCGCCCTCGAACGGGAGCTGCCGGACAAAGGCACTCCTCGCGCCAGAAAGCTTGACGGCTGGGAGGACAAGATCGCCCGGGAGCTGGAGCGCTTCCCCGACATCACCTCCCAGCGCCTCCTGGAGAACCTCCAAGCTGCCGGATTCGACGGGCAGTACACGATCGTCCGCCAGTACCTCAAGACGCTCCGCGGCGCCGCTCGGCCCAAGACCGCCGTCGAGGTCGTCACCACGGCCCCCGGCCAGCAAGCCCAGTTCGACTGGTCGCCCTACCAGATTGCCGGCACCCTGACCGTGCAGGTCTGGAGCTGCACGCTGTCCTGGTCACGCGGCCGCTCCTTCCACTCCTCGGACAACACTCGCCAGACCACCATCCTCGACTTCCTGCGGCGGAGCTTCGAGGAGTTCGACGGCGTCCCCGCCGAGGGGGTCACCGACTCCATGCCGGGCGTCGTCGACCGCTGGGAGTGTGGCCGGCCCATCCCCAACATCCGCTTCCTCGACTTCGCCGCCTACTACGGCTTCGCCCTGCACGTCGCCCCCCGGGCCGACGGGGCCTACAAGGGTAAGGTCGAGCGGCCCTTTTGGTTCCTGGAATCCAACCTCCTCAACGGCCGCACCTTTCCCAGCCGCGAGGCCTTCGCCGAGCAGCTCGCCTGGTGGACCCGCGAGCGCGCCATGCAGCGCCCACATCCGGAGACCGAGCTACCGCTCTGGCAGATGCTCGAGCAAGAGCGCCCGTTCCTCAAGCCACTGCCGCGCCGGCCGTACGACACCCGCGAGGTCGTGACCCGCGTCGTCGATTCCTACGCCTACGTCGCCTACGAGACCAACAGCTATCCGGTTCCCGAGAACACCATCGGCGACCTGGTGTTCCTGTGCATCGGCCCCGACCGGATCGAGATCTTCGACCGCGGCGTCCATCGCCTGGCCGAGCACGAGCGCCAGCCCAACGGCGCCGGAATCCGCGTGCCGGATCCCACACGTTCCCACCGGGGCCGTTACGACCTGGCCCTGCTTACCGATCGCCTTGCCGCCTGGAGCCCGGTGGCCGAGGACTTCGCCCGCCGCCTGCGCGAGCGCAAGCGCGCCGCAGGCCCGGAACTCGCCCACCTTCTGGGCTTGCAGACGACCTGGTCGGCTGACGACATCGTCAAGGCGATGCGCCATGCCCTCGACTACGAGGCCTTTGACGCCCGAGCCATCGAGCGGATCCTGCAAGCCCGCTTTCGCCCCCGCTCGCTGGCCGAGCAACTGGCCGACTCCACTCGCGAGCGCATCCGAGATCGGATGCGCGATCACCCCATCGGGCAGCGGCCCCTGAGCCGCTACTCGGTCCTGCGCACGGGGGATGTCCCACCCACCCAGATGGAGGATCACCCCCATGGCCAAGACCACGGCCCCGCCGACCCAGTCGCCATCCCCGCAGATCACGCTGGAACGCCTCCAACGTGCCCTGACGGACCTGGAACTCCACCAGATGCGCCAAGCGCTGGAGCAAACACTGGACCAGCCGGCGCCTGACCAGACCCGCCTCGACTGGCTGTGGAGCCTCGTCGAGCCCCAGTACCTGATCCGCATCGAGCGTCGAGTCGAGCGCCGGTTCCGAGAATCTCGCCTGCCGGTCCGTAAGAACTTTGCGGAGTTCGACTGGGACTTCCAGCCCAAGCTTGACCGCGATCTCGTTCTGGAACTGGCCACCATGCGATTCCTGGCCGAGGGAAAAAACGTCCTGCTCGGCGGCGAGAGCGGCACCGGCAAGAGCCATATCGCCCAAGCTCTGGCGCTGATAGCCTGCACGGACAACCGGCGCGTCCGCTACACCACCTCGGCCGAGATGCTCGCCCACCTCAACGCCAGCCTGGCCGACAACACCCTGGAAGAGCAGCTCAAGGCCTACGTCCGCCCCGAACTCCTGGTCATCGACGAGTTCGGACTCGAGCAGGTCGAACGCAAGATGGCGAGCCGCAGCGGCCTCATGCAGAAGGTCGTCTTCCCGAGGTACAACGAGCGACGCTCGACGATCATTACCAGCAACATCCCCTGGGAAGCCTGGGCCGACTACCTCGACGATCAGTTCGGCGCCACGGCCATTCTCGACCGGCTGCTCCACCAGAGCCACGTCATCAGCATCGATGGCCCCAGTTACCGGGACTGGGTCCACAAGCAGCAGGTGGAGGCGCGCCACGCGGCGCGGCGGGTGAGGACCTAAACCGCGAACTCCCTCATCTCAAGCACGGTCCTCGGCAACCCAAGCCGGGGACCGTTCTCGTGAAAAGTGAGGACCACGCGGCGCGCGATTAACACGAGAAGGCGGAAGAAACCTTCGCTCACGCCCTCGATGACCTCATGCGGCACGCAAAGAGGAGCAACACCAAGCGTGAGAGGCGGATCGGCAGGCAGCAACTCGGCCTGAGGCCGGTGTATGGGGTCTAAAACTCATACCTATGTTAAGTTCCTATGACAAGCCCTCGATCGTTATGGCATGTCGTCGCTGAAAGGCTCTGCGAAAATCGGTGCTGAATGCCCACTCACCCGAAACACGGGCCCGAGTGTCCACCAGATGGTGCTGATGCTAGAACGCCTCGGCTTCATTGAG
This genomic stretch from Candidatus Tanganyikabacteria bacterium harbors:
- the istB gene encoding IS21-like element helper ATPase IstB, with amino-acid sequence MRQALEQTLDQPAPDQTRLDWLWSLVEPQYLIRIERRVERRFRESRLPVRKNFAEFDWDFQPKLDRDLVLELATMRFLAEGKNVLLGGESGTGKSHIAQALALIACTDNRRVRYTTSAEMLAHLNASLADNTLEEQLKAYVRPELLVIDEFGLEQVERKMASRSGLMQKVVFPRYNERRSTIITSNIPWEAWADYLDDQFGATAILDRLLHQSHVISIDGPSYRDWVHKQQVEARHAARRVRT
- a CDS encoding ParB N-terminal domain-containing protein, coding for MDVATVAPDELDLRLRDLRLSAPGQLARLRSSVERDGIRTPLVVSTGVESGKTVLVDGFKRVRVARELAIEAVPITVLDLDLAAAQVAIVRCNMPHRGLSDLEEAWIVRSLCRQHNLTQVAVGKLLGRDKSWVCRRLKLAEHLDPEVQDEIRLGLLSVSAARELARLPRGNQIPVMQALRSHGLSARQAADLIHALLDTSDPQVRCDLLADPLRYLPAAETPPSENLDPRIGRGANAVRKSLLHLHTASMRLCESRERHAPAGLDRDSTHALAVLIVDTLGASKKAAGAVRQLAADSGLLASDEESAHA
- the istA gene encoding IS21 family transposase, translating into MHEERQHLLYEVQRRLRRGESKRGIARALGIAPKTVRRLLKDNARRRDDGESALERELPDKGTPRARKLDGWEDKIARELERFPDITSQRLLENLQAAGFDGQYTIVRQYLKTLRGAARPKTAVEVVTTAPGQQAQFDWSPYQIAGTLTVQVWSCTLSWSRGRSFHSSDNTRQTTILDFLRRSFEEFDGVPAEGVTDSMPGVVDRWECGRPIPNIRFLDFAAYYGFALHVAPRADGAYKGKVERPFWFLESNLLNGRTFPSREAFAEQLAWWTRERAMQRPHPETELPLWQMLEQERPFLKPLPRRPYDTREVVTRVVDSYAYVAYETNSYPVPENTIGDLVFLCIGPDRIEIFDRGVHRLAEHERQPNGAGIRVPDPTRSHRGRYDLALLTDRLAAWSPVAEDFARRLRERKRAAGPELAHLLGLQTTWSADDIVKAMRHALDYEAFDARAIERILQARFRPRSLAEQLADSTRERIRDRMRDHPIGQRPLSRYSVLRTGDVPPTQMEDHPHGQDHGPADPVAIPADHAGTPPTCPDGPGTPPDAPSAGANTGPAGA